Proteins encoded together in one Pseudomonas arsenicoxydans window:
- the xylB gene encoding xylulokinase has product MANQQLFLGIDCGTQGTKAIVLDASSGQVLGQGAAAHTLISGANGRREQDTSQWLEAFASATRRALLAANVDGQDILGIGVSGQQHGLVLLDDQGQVLRPAKLWCDTESTPENDRLLAQLGGEKGSLERLGVVIAPGYTVSKLLWTQDQHPQLFARIAHILLPHDYLNYWLTGRSCSEYGDASGTGYFNVRTRQWDVQLLRDIDPTGRLQAALPELIEAHEAVGTILPGIAEHLGINPQALVSSGGGDNMMGAIGTGNIKPGAITMSLGSSGTVYAYADQPKVSPDASVATFCSSSGGWLPLICTMNLTNATGVIRDLFDLDIERFNDLVEQAPIGAEGVSMLPFLNGERVPALPHATGSLLGLTMTNLTQANLCRAVVEGTTFGLRYGLDLLRQNGLQSLRICLIGGGSKSPVWRQIVADIMNTPVICTEQSEAAALGAAIQAVWCLSWANGNEDSLADLCARCVKLDPASETLPIADNVAAFQQAYERYQQHVATL; this is encoded by the coding sequence ATGGCAAACCAACAACTATTCCTCGGCATCGACTGCGGCACCCAGGGCACCAAAGCCATCGTCCTCGACGCGAGCAGCGGCCAGGTCCTTGGTCAGGGCGCCGCCGCGCACACCTTGATCAGCGGCGCCAACGGTCGCCGCGAGCAGGACACTTCGCAATGGCTTGAAGCGTTCGCGTCGGCCACTCGCCGTGCCCTGCTCGCCGCCAACGTCGATGGCCAGGACATTCTCGGCATCGGCGTCTCCGGCCAGCAACACGGACTGGTTCTGCTTGATGATCAAGGCCAGGTGCTGCGCCCCGCCAAGCTCTGGTGCGACACCGAATCCACGCCCGAAAACGACCGTCTGCTGGCGCAACTCGGCGGCGAAAAAGGTTCGCTGGAACGCCTCGGTGTGGTCATCGCGCCGGGCTACACCGTTTCCAAATTGCTGTGGACCCAAGATCAACACCCGCAATTGTTCGCTCGAATCGCACACATCCTGCTGCCCCACGATTACCTGAATTACTGGCTGACCGGCCGCAGTTGCAGCGAATACGGCGATGCATCCGGCACCGGGTATTTCAACGTGCGCACCCGACAGTGGGATGTGCAGCTGCTGCGTGATATCGACCCGACCGGACGCCTGCAAGCCGCGTTGCCGGAGCTGATCGAGGCGCATGAAGCGGTCGGCACGATCCTGCCGGGCATCGCCGAACACCTGGGCATCAACCCGCAGGCGCTGGTCTCCAGCGGCGGTGGCGACAACATGATGGGCGCCATCGGCACCGGCAACATCAAGCCCGGCGCCATCACCATGAGTTTGGGTTCTTCGGGGACGGTGTACGCCTATGCCGACCAACCGAAAGTCAGCCCGGATGCCTCTGTCGCCACCTTCTGCTCCTCCAGCGGCGGTTGGCTGCCATTGATCTGCACCATGAACCTGACCAACGCCACGGGGGTCATTCGCGATTTGTTCGACCTCGATATCGAACGTTTCAACGATTTGGTCGAACAAGCGCCCATCGGCGCCGAGGGCGTGAGCATGCTGCCGTTCCTCAACGGCGAACGCGTCCCCGCCCTGCCCCATGCCACCGGCAGCCTGCTGGGTTTGACCATGACCAACCTGACCCAGGCCAACCTGTGCCGCGCGGTCGTCGAAGGCACCACCTTCGGCTTGCGTTATGGGCTGGACCTGCTGCGCCAGAATGGCTTACAAAGCCTGCGCATTTGCCTGATCGGCGGCGGCTCGAAAAGTCCGGTGTGGCGCCAGATCGTCGCCGACATCATGAACACCCCGGTCATCTGCACCGAACAAAGTGAAGCCGCCGCCCTCGGCGCAGCGATTCAAGCGGTGTGGTGCCTGTCCTGGGCAAACGGCAACGAGGACAGCCTCGCAGACCTTTGCGCGCGTTGCGTGAAACTCGACCCGGCGAGTGAAACCTTGCCGATTGCCGACAACGTAGCGGCCTTTCAGCAAGCCTATGAACGCTATCAACAGCATGTCGCAACCCTTTAA
- a CDS encoding OprD family porin translates to MRPPFPFITARQSSGFGALVLCAGFTAQAHASGFIDDTKANIESRTVYFNRDFRDGHTSTEQGASKRDESAQGFILNLQSGYTEGTVGFGVDALGMLGLKLDSSPDSSSSGLLPSTGQDPRGSKDQYAKLGLTAKVRVSQSVLKYGALLPDVPLLKYNDGRLLPTMFNGAMLTSKEVKDLTFMAARLDKYTARDSTDAQDIRVHCKNKRYACNITADHFDMYGFDYKINERLTAQYHYAELEDIYRQHFVGLLANQPLGDGVLKADMRVLKSADSGDAKAGSIDNRALSGMLAYAISGHTFSAGWQRMNGDNSMPYLDGTNPYLVNYVQVNDFAAAQERSWQLRYDYDFKAIGISGLSFLTRYVNGDHIKVLGSDQEGKEWERDSELKYVVQSGAFKDVSLRLRNATYRTNYEKFARDVDETRLIVSYNFSVL, encoded by the coding sequence ATGCGTCCCCCATTTCCTTTCATCACCGCGCGCCAGTCTTCGGGCTTCGGCGCTTTAGTCCTGTGCGCCGGTTTTACGGCCCAGGCTCACGCGAGCGGTTTCATCGACGACACCAAGGCGAACATCGAATCGCGCACGGTGTATTTCAATCGCGACTTCCGTGACGGGCATACCTCCACCGAGCAGGGCGCTTCGAAGCGCGATGAGTCGGCTCAAGGCTTTATTCTCAATCTTCAATCGGGTTACACCGAAGGCACCGTTGGTTTCGGCGTGGATGCATTGGGCATGCTCGGGCTCAAGCTCGACTCCAGCCCCGACAGCAGTAGCAGCGGTTTGCTGCCGTCCACGGGGCAGGACCCACGCGGTTCCAAGGATCAGTACGCGAAACTCGGATTAACCGCCAAAGTGCGCGTGTCCCAGAGCGTCTTGAAGTACGGCGCGCTGTTGCCGGATGTTCCGTTGCTCAAGTACAACGACGGCCGATTGCTGCCGACGATGTTCAACGGCGCGATGCTGACCTCCAAAGAGGTCAAAGACCTGACCTTCATGGCGGCGCGCCTGGACAAATACACCGCCCGGGATTCCACCGATGCCCAGGACATCCGCGTGCACTGCAAGAACAAGCGCTATGCCTGCAACATCACCGCCGATCACTTCGACATGTATGGCTTCGACTACAAGATCAACGAACGCCTGACCGCTCAGTATCACTACGCCGAACTGGAAGACATCTATCGCCAGCATTTCGTGGGATTGCTGGCCAACCAGCCATTGGGCGACGGCGTCCTGAAAGCGGACATGCGCGTGCTCAAGAGTGCCGACAGTGGCGATGCCAAGGCCGGTTCTATCGATAACCGTGCGCTGAGCGGGATGCTTGCTTACGCCATCAGTGGTCACACGTTCAGCGCCGGTTGGCAGCGCATGAATGGCGACAACTCGATGCCGTATCTGGATGGGACCAATCCGTACCTGGTCAACTACGTGCAGGTCAACGATTTCGCGGCGGCGCAGGAGCGTTCGTGGCAGCTGCGCTACGACTATGATTTCAAGGCAATCGGCATCAGCGGACTGAGCTTTCTGACCCGTTATGTGAACGGTGATCACATCAAGGTGTTGGGCAGTGATCAGGAAGGGAAGGAGTGGGAGCGCGACAGCGAGCTCAAGTATGTGGTGCAGAGTGGGGCATTCAAGGATGTCAGCCTGCGCTTGCGAAACGCGACCTACCGGACCAACTACGAGAAGTTCGCCCGGGATGTGGATGAGACCCGGTTGATTGTGAGCTACAACTTTTCGGTGTTGTGA
- a CDS encoding carbohydrate ABC transporter permease, giving the protein MTLQQSRRLQSLLLGTLAWAIAILIFFPIFWMVLTSFKTEIDAFATPPQFIFTPTLENYLHINERSDYFSFAWNSVVISFSATALCLLIAVPAAYSMAFYETQRTKGTLLWMLSTKMLPPVGVLMPIYLLAKSFGLLDTRIALIVIYTLINLPIVVWMIYTYFKDIPKDILEAARLDGATLWQEMVRVLLPIAKGGLASTVLLSLILCWNEAFWSLNLTSSKAAPLTALIASYSSPEGLFWAKLSAVSTLACAPILIFGWISQKQLVRGLSFGAVK; this is encoded by the coding sequence ATGACTCTTCAACAATCCCGTCGCCTGCAAAGCCTGCTGCTCGGCACGCTGGCCTGGGCCATCGCGATCCTGATTTTCTTCCCGATTTTCTGGATGGTGCTGACCAGTTTCAAAACCGAAATCGACGCCTTCGCCACGCCGCCACAATTCATCTTCACGCCGACGCTGGAGAACTACCTGCACATCAACGAGCGCAGCGACTACTTCAGCTTTGCCTGGAACTCGGTGGTGATTTCGTTCAGCGCTACGGCCCTGTGCCTGCTGATCGCGGTGCCGGCGGCGTACTCGATGGCGTTCTACGAAACCCAGCGCACCAAAGGCACGCTGCTGTGGATGCTCTCCACCAAGATGCTGCCGCCGGTGGGCGTGCTGATGCCGATCTACTTGCTGGCCAAGAGCTTCGGCCTGCTCGATACGCGCATCGCGCTGATCGTGATCTACACGCTGATCAACCTGCCGATCGTGGTCTGGATGATTTACACCTACTTCAAGGACATCCCCAAAGACATCCTCGAAGCCGCGCGCCTGGACGGCGCCACGCTGTGGCAGGAAATGGTCCGGGTGCTGCTGCCGATAGCCAAGGGTGGTCTGGCGTCTACGGTTTTGCTGTCGCTGATCCTGTGCTGGAACGAGGCGTTCTGGTCGCTGAACCTGACCTCCTCGAAAGCCGCGCCGCTCACCGCATTGATCGCCTCGTACTCAAGCCCTGAAGGCCTGTTCTGGGCCAAGTTGTCGGCGGTGTCGACGCTGGCCTGCGCGCCGATCCTGATTTTCGGCTGGATCAGCCAGAAACAATTGGTCCGCGGCCTGTCGTTCGGCGCCGTGAAATAG
- a CDS encoding carbohydrate kinase family protein yields the protein MYLVCGEALFDFFSEDDASGLASKVNFKAIAGGSPFNVAVGLRRLGVESALFAGLSTDYLGRRLQQVLQDEGVRPDYLVDFAAPTTLAMVAVGANGSPHYSFRGEGCADRQLKSEHLPELGPDVRGLHIGSFSLVVQPIAETLLTLVQRESGKRLISLDPNVRLNPEPNIELWRSRIAALVELADLIKVSDEDLSLLYPEQDPQRVIEGWQQHRCQLVFLTRGGEGATVFSKGHGSWSVPACAVKIADTVGAGDTFQAALITWLTEQQLDSVEGVQSLERGQIDGMLKFAVQAAALTCSKTGPDLPYRHQLEVR from the coding sequence ATGTATCTGGTGTGTGGCGAAGCGCTGTTCGACTTCTTCAGCGAAGACGATGCCAGTGGCCTGGCTTCAAAAGTGAATTTCAAGGCAATTGCCGGTGGCTCGCCGTTCAACGTGGCAGTCGGCTTGCGGCGGTTGGGCGTGGAGTCGGCGCTGTTTGCCGGGTTGTCCACCGATTACCTGGGCCGACGCTTGCAGCAGGTTTTACAGGATGAAGGCGTACGCCCGGACTATCTGGTGGATTTCGCCGCGCCGACCACGCTGGCGATGGTCGCCGTCGGCGCCAATGGCTCACCGCATTACAGTTTCCGTGGTGAAGGGTGCGCGGATCGGCAGCTTAAATCCGAGCACCTGCCGGAGCTGGGGCCTGACGTGCGCGGTTTGCACATCGGCTCGTTTTCGCTGGTGGTGCAGCCGATTGCCGAGACCTTGCTGACGCTGGTGCAGCGCGAAAGCGGCAAACGCCTGATCAGCCTTGATCCGAACGTGCGACTCAATCCTGAGCCGAACATCGAGCTGTGGCGTTCGCGGATCGCCGCGCTGGTGGAGCTGGCCGACCTGATCAAAGTCAGCGACGAAGATTTGAGCCTGTTGTACCCCGAGCAGGACCCGCAGCGGGTCATTGAAGGCTGGCAGCAGCATCGCTGTCAGTTGGTCTTTTTGACCCGTGGCGGCGAAGGCGCGACGGTATTCAGCAAGGGTCATGGCTCGTGGTCGGTGCCGGCCTGTGCGGTGAAAATCGCCGACACCGTGGGCGCTGGCGATACGTTTCAGGCAGCGCTGATCACCTGGCTGACAGAGCAGCAACTGGACTCGGTTGAGGGTGTGCAATCGCTTGAGCGCGGGCAAATCGACGGGATGTTGAAGTTTGCGGTGCAAGCGGCGGCGCTGACGTGCAGCAAAACCGGGCCGGATTTGCCGTATCGGCATCAATTAGAGGTGCGCTGA
- a CDS encoding type VI secretion system Vgr family protein: MLDANATHISLTLEGVSVDLQVLSFVGRETLNQPFCFDIELVSARPDLKLEDLLHKPGCLTFGATGEGIIHGLVYRIEQGDSGKSLTRYSISLVPQLAYLRHNHDQQIFQHLSVPKIIAQVLEARGILSDAYSFQLGAIYPERDYCVQYDESDLHFIQRLCEEEGIHFHFQHSASGHKLVFGDDQTVFRKLAPVAYQQDSGMAATKPVIKRFNLRLETRTTRVNRRDYDFEKPAILPEGAAKSTFAPDLEDYDYPGRFTDRARGKQLATRALERHRSDYQLAEGKSDEPTLVSGHFMALSEHPRAEWNDLWLLLEVVHEGKQPQVLGKNVTSDVTQNKDDFHQGYRNRFLATPWDAHFRPALEHPKPKVLGSQTAIVTGPLGEEIHCDEYGRVKVQFHWDRDGQANDNTSCWLRVATGWAGSAYGGIAIPRVGMEVLVTFLEGDPDQPLVTGCLFHKENVVPYDLPANKTRSTFKTLSSPGGNGYNEFRIEDKKGAEQIYLHAQRDWDENIEHDQKIRVGNERHDTVEANVFSEFKVEEHRITQLDRKVEARANDHLTVAVTQHVKVGTAQFVEAGQEIHYHAGEKVVVEGGMELTAKAGGSFVKVDAGGVTISGGEVKVNTGGSPGVGTGIQILPPVIPWAAAQDKAGALLVPAAVQMAMAKAARAAGDIRCPICEACREGKCDLGTAA, translated from the coding sequence ATGCTGGACGCGAACGCTACCCATATTTCCCTGACGCTGGAAGGCGTTTCCGTTGACCTGCAAGTGCTCAGCTTCGTCGGTCGCGAAACCCTCAATCAGCCGTTCTGTTTCGACATCGAACTGGTCAGCGCCCGCCCAGACCTGAAACTCGAAGACTTGCTGCACAAGCCTGGCTGCCTGACCTTCGGCGCCACCGGCGAAGGCATCATCCACGGCCTGGTGTATCGCATCGAACAAGGCGATTCCGGCAAAAGCCTGACGCGCTACAGCATCAGCCTGGTGCCGCAACTGGCTTATCTGCGCCACAACCATGACCAGCAAATCTTCCAGCATCTCAGTGTGCCGAAGATCATTGCCCAGGTGCTTGAAGCACGCGGCATTCTGTCCGATGCCTACAGCTTCCAGCTCGGCGCAATCTATCCCGAACGCGATTACTGCGTGCAGTACGACGAGTCCGACCTGCATTTCATCCAGCGCCTGTGCGAAGAGGAAGGCATTCACTTCCACTTCCAGCACAGCGCCAGCGGCCACAAACTCGTCTTCGGCGATGACCAGACGGTGTTCCGCAAACTCGCGCCCGTGGCCTACCAGCAAGACTCCGGCATGGCCGCGACAAAACCGGTAATCAAGCGCTTCAACCTGCGCCTGGAAACCCGCACCACCCGCGTCAACCGCCGCGATTACGACTTCGAAAAACCAGCCATCCTGCCCGAAGGCGCCGCCAAAAGCACCTTCGCTCCGGACCTGGAAGACTACGACTACCCCGGCCGCTTCACCGACCGCGCTCGCGGTAAACAACTGGCGACCCGTGCCCTGGAACGCCATCGCAGCGACTACCAACTGGCCGAAGGCAAAAGCGACGAGCCCACCCTGGTCAGCGGCCACTTCATGGCCCTGAGCGAACACCCGCGCGCCGAGTGGAACGACCTCTGGCTGCTGCTCGAAGTGGTGCACGAGGGCAAGCAGCCACAGGTGCTCGGCAAAAACGTCACCAGCGACGTCACCCAAAATAAAGACGATTTCCATCAGGGCTACCGCAACCGCTTCCTCGCCACCCCGTGGGACGCGCACTTCCGCCCTGCCCTCGAACACCCCAAACCGAAAGTCCTGGGCAGCCAGACCGCCATCGTCACCGGCCCACTCGGCGAAGAAATCCACTGCGACGAATACGGCCGCGTCAAAGTGCAATTCCACTGGGACCGCGACGGCCAGGCCAACGACAACACCAGCTGCTGGCTGCGCGTCGCCACCGGCTGGGCTGGCAGTGCCTACGGCGGCATCGCCATCCCGCGCGTCGGCATGGAAGTGCTCGTCACCTTCCTCGAAGGCGACCCCGACCAACCGCTGGTCACCGGTTGCTTGTTCCACAAGGAAAACGTCGTCCCCTACGACCTGCCCGCGAACAAGACCCGCAGCACCTTCAAAACCCTGAGCTCGCCGGGTGGCAACGGTTACAACGAGTTTCGTATCGAAGATAAAAAAGGGGCGGAACAGATCTACCTGCACGCCCAGCGCGACTGGGATGAAAACATCGAGCATGACCAGAAGATTCGTGTCGGCAATGAACGCCACGACACGGTCGAGGCCAATGTATTCAGTGAGTTCAAGGTTGAAGAACATCGCATCACGCAACTGGACCGCAAGGTTGAGGCGCGGGCCAATGATCACCTGACTGTGGCGGTGACCCAGCATGTGAAGGTCGGCACGGCGCAGTTTGTCGAGGCGGGTCAGGAGATCCATTACCACGCTGGCGAGAAGGTGGTGGTTGAAGGCGGGATGGAACTGACGGCCAAGGCCGGGGGGAGTTTCGTCAAGGTGGATGCGGGGGGCGTGACGATTAGTGGGGGTGAGGTGAAGGTGAATACCGGCGGCTCGCCTGGGGTGGGGACCGGGATTCAGATTCTGCCGCCCGTCATTCCATGGGCCGCAGCCCAGGACAAAGCAGGCGCCCTGCTCGTCCCGGCCGCCGTACAAATGGCCATGGCCAAAGCCGCCCGTGCGGCGGGCGACATACGCTGCCCGATTTGCGAAGCGTGCCGTGAAGGCAAGTGCGACCTGGGGACTGCAGCATGA
- a CDS encoding DUF4123 domain-containing protein: protein MSDALNNWLGEQAKLNRVLILALDSLAEPSPVTSLYSAGLMKRSVQLYRRTQYADFSAISPWLTELHEPHADAFRKLLDDPQRNWGWIGSMDKADLDGLTQHWQARMVIEEDGERSLFRFQDNRVIARCINNLNVAEYPLLLGPIASVTFWDEDQWKSVDNIRPGAYPAPDPAPWLRNPESGEQARSILRDNLKRWLLTYHVEAAAELAETRVVSEWLEQQMELLDLWRWNTPEQRELMLSRRLNPKCMDDVAWEPLPGETPEMHFARCQRVFIEPGVAV from the coding sequence ATGAGCGACGCACTGAACAACTGGCTCGGCGAACAGGCAAAACTCAATCGCGTGCTGATCCTGGCCCTCGACAGCCTTGCCGAACCGAGCCCGGTTACTTCGCTCTACAGCGCCGGTTTGATGAAACGCTCGGTGCAGCTCTATCGACGCACCCAATATGCCGACTTCTCCGCCATCAGCCCGTGGCTGACCGAACTGCACGAACCCCACGCCGATGCCTTCCGCAAACTGCTGGACGACCCGCAACGCAACTGGGGCTGGATCGGCAGCATGGATAAAGCCGACCTCGACGGCCTGACTCAGCATTGGCAAGCGCGGATGGTGATTGAGGAAGACGGGGAGCGTTCGTTGTTTCGTTTTCAGGATAATCGGGTGATTGCTCGTTGCATAAACAACCTGAACGTAGCCGAGTATCCGCTGCTGCTTGGCCCGATTGCTAGCGTAACGTTTTGGGATGAGGACCAGTGGAAGAGTGTCGACAACATCAGGCCAGGGGCGTACCCGGCGCCGGACCCGGCGCCATGGTTACGAAACCCTGAGTCCGGTGAACAGGCCCGCAGCATCCTGCGCGACAACCTGAAACGCTGGCTGCTGACCTACCACGTCGAAGCTGCTGCTGAACTGGCAGAAACACGCGTCGTCAGCGAATGGCTTGAGCAGCAGATGGAACTGCTGGATCTATGGCGGTGGAATACGCCAGAACAGCGCGAGTTGATGCTGAGTCGACGGCTGAACCCCAAGTGCATGGACGATGTTGCGTGGGAGCCTCTGCCGGGGGAAACGCCAGAGATGCATTTTGCGCGATGTCAGCGGGTGTTCATCGAGCCAGGCGTGGCCGTTTGA
- a CDS encoding mannitol dehydrogenase family protein encodes MKLNKQNLHHLAPEVILPAYALSDTRQGIAHIGVGGFHRAHQAYYTDALMNTGEGLDWAICGVGLRPEDRRARDDLKEQDYLFTLFELGDTGDTEVRVIGAIRDMLLAEDGAAALIDKLASPEIRIVSLTITEGGYCIDDSNGEFMAHLPQIQHDLAHPDAPKTVFGFLCAALAKRRAAGTPAFTLMSCDNLPHNGAVARKALLAFAALRDADLRDWIDRHVSFPNAMVDRITPMTSTEHRLQLADKHAVDDAWPVVCEPFVQWVLEDKFVNGRPAWEKVGVQFTDDVTPYEEMKIKLLNGSHLALTYLGFLKGYRFVHETMNDPLFVRYMRAYMDLDVTPQLSPVPGIDLTDYKNTLVERFSNQAIADQLERVCSDGSSKFPKFTVPTINRLIADGRETKRAALVVAAWALYLKGVDENGDTYSIPDPRAAFCQGLVADDALITQRLLGVEEIFGTAIAHSPEFVAAFEWCCNSLRNVGVTQTLERVLA; translated from the coding sequence ATGAAACTCAATAAACAGAACCTGCACCACCTCGCCCCCGAGGTGATCCTGCCCGCCTACGCCCTGAGCGACACGCGCCAAGGCATTGCCCACATCGGCGTCGGCGGATTTCACCGCGCCCATCAGGCGTATTACACCGACGCCTTGATGAATACGGGCGAAGGCCTGGACTGGGCGATTTGCGGCGTTGGCCTGCGCCCTGAAGACCGCCGCGCCCGGGACGATCTGAAGGAGCAGGATTACCTCTTCACCCTGTTCGAGTTGGGCGATACCGGCGACACCGAAGTCCGGGTCATTGGCGCCATTCGCGACATGTTGCTCGCCGAAGATGGCGCAGCCGCGCTGATCGACAAACTCGCCAGTCCGGAGATTCGCATTGTCTCGCTGACCATCACCGAGGGCGGCTATTGCATCGACGACAGCAACGGCGAGTTCATGGCGCACTTGCCACAGATTCAGCATGATCTGGCCCATCCTGACGCTCCGAAGACCGTGTTCGGTTTTCTCTGCGCGGCGCTGGCCAAACGTCGCGCCGCCGGGACGCCTGCGTTCACCTTGATGTCGTGCGATAACCTGCCACACAACGGCGCGGTGGCCCGCAAAGCCTTGCTCGCCTTCGCCGCCTTGCGTGATGCCGACCTGCGCGACTGGATCGACCGCCATGTCAGCTTCCCCAACGCCATGGTCGATCGCATCACGCCGATGACCAGCACCGAACATCGCCTGCAACTGGCCGACAAACACGCTGTCGACGATGCCTGGCCGGTGGTGTGTGAACCGTTTGTGCAGTGGGTGCTGGAAGACAAATTCGTCAATGGCCGACCGGCCTGGGAAAAGGTCGGGGTGCAGTTCACCGACGACGTAACGCCTTACGAAGAGATGAAAATCAAACTGCTCAACGGCAGTCACCTGGCCCTGACCTACCTGGGATTTTTGAAGGGTTATCGTTTTGTCCACGAGACCATGAACGACCCGCTGTTTGTGCGTTATATGCGCGCCTACATGGACCTGGATGTCACCCCGCAACTGTCGCCCGTGCCGGGGATCGATCTGACTGACTACAAGAACACCCTGGTCGAGCGCTTTTCCAACCAGGCGATTGCCGATCAACTGGAGCGTGTGTGCTCGGACGGTTCATCGAAGTTTCCCAAGTTCACCGTGCCGACGATCAACCGTCTGATCGCCGATGGTCGCGAGACCAAGCGCGCGGCGTTGGTGGTGGCGGCCTGGGCGCTGTACTTGAAAGGCGTGGACGAAAATGGCGACACCTATTCGATTCCAGACCCACGGGCGGCGTTCTGTCAGGGATTGGTGGCCGATGATGCGTTGATCACCCAGCGGTTGCTGGGCGTCGAGGAGATTTTCGGTACGGCGATTGCGCATTCGCCGGAGTTTGTGGCGGCGTTTGAATGGTGCTGCAACAGCTTGCGCAATGTGGGTGTGACGCAGACTTTGGAGCGGGTGCTGGCCTAG
- a CDS encoding ABC transporter ATP-binding protein, with protein MANLKIKNLQKGFEGFSIIKGIDLEVNDKEFVVFVGPSGCGKSTLLRLIAGLEEVSGGTIELDGRDITEVSPAKRDLAMVFQTYALYPHMTVKKNMSFALDLAGVPKAEVEKKVGEAARILELGPMLERKPKQLSGGQRQRVAIGRAIVRNPKIFLFDEPLSNLDAALRVQMRLELLRLHKELKATMIYVTHDQVEAMTMADKVVVLNGGKVEQVGSPLDLYHQPANLFVAGFLGTPKMGFLKGKVTRVESQSCEVQLDAGTRISLPLSSANLSIGSAVTLGIRPEHLELAQTGDCTLQVTADVSERLGSDTFCHVVTASGEALTMRVRGDLASRYGETLSLHLDAEHCHLFDADGVALTRPLRAAA; from the coding sequence ATGGCCAACCTGAAAATCAAGAATCTGCAAAAAGGCTTCGAAGGCTTTTCCATCATCAAAGGCATCGACCTGGAAGTGAATGACAAGGAATTCGTGGTGTTCGTCGGGCCCTCGGGTTGCGGTAAATCCACCTTGCTGCGCCTGATTGCCGGCCTGGAAGAAGTCAGTGGCGGCACCATCGAACTCGATGGCCGCGACATCACCGAAGTCAGCCCGGCCAAGCGTGACCTGGCCATGGTGTTTCAGACCTACGCCTTGTACCCGCACATGACCGTGAAGAAGAACATGTCGTTCGCCCTCGACCTGGCTGGCGTACCGAAAGCCGAAGTGGAAAAGAAAGTCGGCGAGGCGGCACGCATCCTTGAACTCGGGCCGATGCTGGAGCGCAAGCCCAAGCAACTGTCCGGCGGCCAACGCCAACGCGTGGCCATCGGCCGGGCGATTGTGCGCAACCCGAAAATTTTCCTGTTCGACGAACCGCTGTCCAACCTCGACGCCGCCCTGCGCGTGCAGATGCGCCTGGAACTGTTGCGCCTGCACAAAGAACTGAAAGCCACGATGATCTACGTGACCCACGATCAGGTGGAAGCCATGACCATGGCCGACAAAGTGGTCGTGCTCAATGGCGGCAAAGTCGAGCAAGTCGGTTCGCCGCTGGACCTGTATCACCAGCCCGCCAACCTGTTTGTCGCCGGGTTCCTCGGCACGCCGAAAATGGGTTTCCTCAAGGGCAAAGTCACCCGCGTCGAAAGCCAAAGCTGCGAAGTGCAGCTGGACGCCGGCACCCGTATCAGCCTGCCATTGAGCAGCGCCAACCTGAGCATCGGCAGCGCGGTGACGCTGGGCATTCGCCCGGAACACCTCGAACTGGCGCAAACCGGCGATTGCACCCTGCAAGTCACCGCCGACGTCAGCGAACGCCTGGGCAGCGACACCTTCTGCCATGTCGTGACCGCCTCCGGCGAGGCGCTGACCATGCGAGTTCGCGGCGACCTGGCCAGCCGTTATGGCGAAACATTGAGCCTGCACCTGGACGCCGAACATTGCCATTTATTCGATGCCGACGGTGTGGCGCTGACCCGCCCACTGCGCGCAGCGGCCTGA